One part of the Nitrospiraceae bacterium genome encodes these proteins:
- a CDS encoding integration host factor subunit alpha, which yields MRKAEIAQRIHEQVGISQDQALELLEWIIGLFKATLQRGESIAINGFGRFHVRQKQARQGRNPRTGKPTTITARRVITFRPSSEFKAAVEAVGYDSDTR from the coding sequence ATGAGAAAGGCCGAAATTGCCCAACGCATTCATGAACAGGTGGGGATCTCGCAGGACCAGGCGCTGGAACTCTTGGAGTGGATTATTGGACTGTTCAAGGCCACCCTTCAGCGCGGGGAATCCATTGCCATTAACGGCTTTGGCCGGTTCCATGTCCGCCAGAAACAGGCACGCCAAGGACGCAACCCCCGCACGGGTAAACCCACGACGATCACGGCTCGTCGCGTGATCACATTTCGTCCAAGCTCTGAGTTCAAAGCGGCGGTCGAGGCGGTGGGATATGACTCCGACACCAGATAA